A section of the Lineus longissimus chromosome 1, tnLinLong1.2, whole genome shotgun sequence genome encodes:
- the LOC135492067 gene encoding maternal embryonic leucine zipper kinase-like yields the protein MTSMYPALTGLYQLGETIGSGGFAKVKKAYHLLTGEKVAIKIMDKKSLGEDLPRVKVEIEAMKNLSHQNICKLYQVIETDKTFFMVLEYCPGGELFDYIVSKDRLKEDESRVFFRQIVSAVGYIHKKGYAHRDLKPENLLLDEDQNLKLTDFGLCARPKGGMGNHLETCCGSPAYAAPELILGMQYLGSEADVWSMGVLLYALLCGFLPFDDDNIRILYDKIKGGKYETPRWLSHESLRILQNMLQTDPKRRIKVNELCNQPWMIKDYGVPVDCISKYKKDVIDDDCVTELAVHYGYSKTEMANMVKEWKYDYLTATYYLLLAKKARSAPVRIVQNRPLTEKQPMADKPRSKSVDYDPFASPFFATKKQPPPNHNTDEVKSARKNIMKDGPGKENFAVPHTPVMKTPRPQRNRSPSAGPRTPLPMASLLTDEKYAKTMVTPAKKSDQYGTNTLSPSRSFDSQLHNMALQTPVSASKKCQSIDSHLHTAHDELLQTPMNRKMRGPKFGSLEKGIDKMKNIFTPRKRMIGDGPRKVKVLCNVSNTSEHQADHVLDRLKASLGDKRIHYKQNGYLLRCTVKDDWGTIKLAFDLEVCQVAKCDLIGVQRKRVKGDSWHYKRLCEDVLQSARL from the exons ATGACAAGTATGTATCCTGCCCTGACGGGACTCTATCAGCTTGGTGAAACCATTGGATCAG GTGGTTTTGCCAAAGTAAAGAAGGCGTACCATTTATTGACTGGTGAAAAGGTTGCAATCAAAATAATGGATAAGAAATCCCTTGGG GAGGACCTGCCACGAGTGAAAGTGGAGATTGAAGCCATGAAAAACCTCTCCCACCAGAACATATGCAAACTCTACCAAGTCATTGAGACCGACAAGACATTCTTCATGGTGCTCGAG TATTGCCCGGGTGGCGAATTATTTGACTACATCGTTTCTAAGGACAGACTTAAGGAAGACGAGTCCAGAGTATTCTTTAGACAGATCGTATCTGCTGTCGGATATATCCACAAAAAGGGCTATGCCCACCGTGATCTAAAGCCA GAGAATCTGTTATTAGATGAGGATCAGAATTTGAAACTGACAGACTTTGGTTTGTGCGCTCGCCCAAAG GGTGGTATGGGCAATCACCTCGAGACATGCTGTGGCAGTCCAGCATATGCGGCACCAGAACTGATCCTTGGCATGCAGTATCTTGGAAGTGAG gctGATGTGTGGAGCATGGGTGTTCTACTTTACGCACTACTGTGTGGCTTTCTGCCATTTGACGATGACAACATCAGAATCTTGTATGATAAGATCAAG GGTGGAAAATACGAAACTCCCCGATGGCTCTCCCACGAAAGTCTGAGAATCCTACAGAATATGCTGCAGACAGACCCCAAGCGGAGAATCAAAGTTAACGAACTATGCAACCAgccatggatgatcaaagattATGGTGTGCCTGTTGACTGTATTAGCAAATACAAG AAAGATGTGATAGACGATGACTGTGTAACGGAATTAGCTGTCCATTATGGATATTCCAAGACTGAGATGGCGAATATGGTCAAAGAG TGGAAGTATGACTACTTGACTGCCACTTATTATCTCCTCTTGGCGAAAAAGGCGAGATCTGCTCCTGTCAGAATAGTACAGAACAGACCACTCACAGAAAAACAACCAATGGCAGACAAG CCGAGAAGCAAAAGTGTCGACTACGATCCATTCGCATCGCCGTTCTTTGCCACAAAGAAACAACCGCCGCCAAACCACAACACTGACGAAGTCAAATCAGCGAGGAAGAATATCATGAAGGACGGTCCCGGAAAGGAGAACTTTGCTGTGCCTCATACTCCAGTGATGAAGACACCCAGGCCACAGCGGAACAGATCACCATCGGCAGGGCCGAGGACACCCCTTCCAATGGCCTCGTTACTTACAGATGAGAAAT ATGCTAAGACAATGGTGACACCGGCTAAGAAGTCCGACCAGTATGGTACCAATACCCTCAGCCCATCTCGATCGTTTGACTCCCAGCTACACAATATGGCATTACAGACACCTGTCAGTGCCTCAAAGAA gtGTCAATCAATTGACAGCCATCTTCACACAGCTCACGACGAGCTACTCCAGACTCCGATGAACAGGAAGATGAGAGGTCCCAAGTTTGGTAGCCTCGAGAAGGGCATCGATAAGATGAAGAATATATTCACGCCGAGGAAGAGGATGATCGGTGATGGGCCAAGAAAAGTCAAG GTGCTATGTAACGTGTCTAATACAAGTGAACACCAAGCTGATCATGTCCTGGATCGGCTGAAGGCTTCCCTCGGGGACAAGCGGATTCATTACAAACAGAATGG ATACCTGTTGAGGTGTACAGTCAAGGACGACTGGGGCACCATCAAGTTGGCGTTTGACCTTGAAGTGTGTCAGGTGGCCAAGTGCGACCTGATCGGCGTGCAGAGGAAGCGAGTCAAGGGAGACTCCTGGCATTATAAGCGACTGTGCGAAGATGTCCTACAGTCGGCTAGGCTATG